The Pseudomonas nunensis genome includes the window GCTTCGTAGACGTAACCGGCCAGGTAATGGCTGAAGGCACTCTGGTAGCTGTTTTTCAGGCTGACCACGTCCGGCGCGTCGAGGCTGGCGACCGGATAACCCTGCAGGTCTTTGTACTGGGTCTTGATGCCTTCTTTCTCGGCCTCGTTTTCGCTCTTGAGGTATTCCTTGTCGCGCAGATCGGCGATCACCGCTTCGCGTTCGTGGGTCTTCTTGATCGACATGCGCGCGCCGTCGAAGTCGTTCACCGCCAGCAGGTTCAGGGCCATCTGGGTTGTCAGCATGACTTTTTCGTAGTCGTAGCCTTCGTAGCGACGGACCTTGTCGTTGACCAGGAAGCTGCCGAACTGCGCCAGGTACTTGTCGGTATCAAGCTTGACCGAGTCTTCCCACTTGCCCACCACCTGATCGGCGCTGGTCCAGGCATTCTGGCTGCCGGAGAGGTCGCCCTTGGCGCGCAGCAGTTCACCCTTCTCGAAGTAATAGAGCAGGTCTTTGTCCGGGCCGGAGTTGTTCTTTTCCAGCATCGTCAGCGCCGCGTCGACATTGCCGGCGGCCAGTTGCTGGTTGGTTTGCGCGAGTTCGGAGTCGTAGTTGCGAAAGGCGGAACAGCCGGAGAGCAAGGTGACTGCACTGAGTGCGATCGAGGTAAGGGCGCGAGAGGCCATAGGGGTACTTCTTCCCTGAGTAGAAGCAGCCGCGCGTGCTGGTCGGGCTGTTGGGACCTATCAGCAGGGAGACTGGCGTCCTGCCAATTCCTCAAAAAGAGGAGCTTAAAATGCCGCAGCGCAATCGCGAGGGCGCGGCATTATAAGCTCGGATGCTGGCGATGTAATGGCTTTTTAATTACATATTTTCACAACGTGCCACTACTTATTTCAGACCTGATACCACGGTGCTGTCTGGCGCAGAGGAAGGTTCGAAAGCCACGCCGTTGCTGAAGATCCGCCCACCCAGTGCTCGCAGGCCGATGACTTGATGGTTCTGATCGATGCGGATTTTCAGCGGCGCGGCGCCCGGAGCGTTGGGCAAGCTGATCAGGTGCTCGCCTTTTTTCAGGTGCAGACGCACCACTTGGGTGATGTTGGGCAAGGTGCGCCAAGTCCGGGTGTCCGCGTGCTCAAAGCCATCATGCTGCGTCACGTAGGAGGCTTTGCTTGGGTCGCGCCGGTTATCGGTACCCTGAACGTCAGCCGCCAGGAAGGCGCGATAGGCGGTGCGCTGAATAATGCCGGGCATGTCGTCGCGCAATGTCCGCAGCGACATGTCGGTGATGCTGTTGACGAGGATCAGTGGCTGTTTGCGTCCATCGACGGTTATCTGTGTGAATGCCGGGGTCGAGGTGTCGGGCACCATCACCGGAAACGAAACGTTGGCGACGATGACCTGGCCGTCTTGCAGGCGAACCGGATAGGGCACCCGAACCGAACTGCGCGCCGGCGCCAGGCCGCTTTGAACAATGATCAACACATCACTTTCATTGGCTTTGATCGCGGGTTTGTCGAGTTCGCGCAAGGCCTGTTGAAAGAAGGGCAGGTCGGGTCGCAACTCGATGGCCTGGCGATAACCGGGTGCCGCGAGGTCACGCTCGCCCAGCGCTTCATAGGTAAACCCGGCCAGGTAGTGGCTGAACGCGCTCTGATAGCCGTTCTTCAGCGCGATGACTGAGGGCGCATCGAGAGTGGCCACGGGGTAGCCCTGAAGATCCTTGTAGTGCACGCGAACGCCCTGGGCCTTGGCTTGTTCCTCGACTTGCTCGTATTGTTTTTCCCATTGGCGTGCGATCAGTGCTTCGCGCTCGTTGGTTTTCTTGATATCGGCGCGGGCACCATTGAAGTCATTCACGACCAACTGGTTCAGGGCCATTTGCGTGGTCAGCATGACCTTTTCATAGTCGTAGCCATCGTAGCGACGCAGTTTGTCATTGATGATGCTGCCCCAATGCTCGCCCATCGCAGAAAGAAGTTGAGTGCCGGTGGATTCAACGGTGTCCTGGCGCTGAATCACCATTTGCTCCGCGCTGCGCCAGGCCACCTGACTTTGCGCAATCTCGCCGGCGGCACTCAGGACGGCACCTTTTTCGAAGTAATAGAGCAGATCCCGATCTTCTTGCGGGTTGTGCAGTTCCAGCAATTGGAGAGCGCCCTGCGGATTTCCAGCTTTCAACTGGTCAGTCGTTTGCGCCAGTTCCAGGTCGTAGTTGCGATAGGCGGCGCAACCGGTCAGTTGCAGTGCAAGGCTGAGCAGCAGCGAGAAAAACAGGTGTGAGCGCATAAACGATCATTCTTCCCTGAACGGATATCGCGAGGAGGTGGCGATTCGCCGCTGAATTTATACGCAGCCGTGCAGGAAACGCCAACAAAGCTTGAGTGAAAGCCATTGGAAGTTAACAATGTGTTACTTCGTATTTCCCCTTGAGATTCATTCATGACTGCCTCCTCCCGTTTTCTGGCGTGGCTAGTGCTGCCGGTTATTGCGTTCTGCAGCCTCAATGCGCTGGCCGACACCGCCGAAGGCGCGCCCAAAGCGCTGCATTTGCTCGACTACATTGGCGCCGACTACCCGGCAACGGTCGAGGCTGGCAAGGTCATCGATGAGTCTGAATACCGCGAACAGCTGGAATTCCTCGGCGTCCTCAAAGGGTTGATCGCTGAATTGCCGGCCAAGCCTGAGCAAGCCGAGCTGGAGCAGGGCGTCAGCAGCCTCGGCGCCGCTATTGCAGCTCGCAAGGACAGCGCCGACGTCGTGCGCCAGGCACGGCAGCTCGGTGCGAAGCTGGCGGTGGCCTATGAAGTCAGCCAGGCGCCGGTGATTACCCCGGACCCGACTCGCGGTGCACCGCTGTACGCACAGCAATGCTCGGTGTGCCACGGCGATGCGGGCGCTGGCGATGGCCCGGCAGGCGTGGGCATGACGCCGCCGCCGGCCAATCTGCGCGATGCGACGCGCCTCGATCGCCTGAGCCTCTACGGGATCTACAACACCTTGGGTCAAGGTGTCGAAGGCACCGACATGCCGTCCTTCGCCGATCAACTGGATGATCGTCAGCGTTGGGACCTGGCGACCTATATCGCCGGCTTCAGCGCCGACCCGGCGGCAGCGAAATCCGAAAAAACCTACAACATCGCCGACCTGGCCCGTCAGACACCGGCCGAAGTGCTGGCCGCCGAAGGCCCGCAAGCGGTGGCGACCTTCCGCGCACAACGGGCGCAGCCGCCGCAGGTCAAGCGTGGCCCGGCGCAGTTGCTCGATTACACCGCCGCGACGTTGGACAAGAGCATCGCCGCTTACCGTGCTGGCGAGCACGATCAGGCTTACGACCTGTCGGTCGCGGCGTATCTGGAAGGCTTCGAACTGGTCGAAAGCTCACTGGATAACGTCGACGCCAACGTGCGCAAAGACACTGAAAAATCCCTGATGGCGTACCGTCAGTCGTTGCAGGACGGTTTGCCGGTGGCTCAGGTTGAACAGCGCCTGGACGCGGCCAAGTCCAAGTTGAAGGAATCTGCCGGTCTGCTGGGCAGCGATGGCTTGAGCTGGTCCTTGAGCTACATCTCCGGTCTGTTGATTCTGCTGCGCGAAGGCCTGGAAGCGATTCTGGTACTGGCGGCGATCCTCGCGTTCCTGCGCAATACCGGCCAGCAATCGGCGGTGCGCAGCGTCAACGTCGGTTGGGGTTTGGCGCTGGTGGCCGGTTTGGCGACTTGGGCGTTGGCGGCGTATGTGATCGATGTCAGCGGCGCCCAGCGTGAACTGCTGGAAGGTTGCACGGCGTTGTTCGCCAGCGTCATGGTCCTGTGGCTAGGCGTGTGGATGCACGACCGTCGCCACGCCGCAGCCTGGCAGGATTACATCAAGAGCAGCCTGGTGGGCGGCGGTGGGCGTTTCGGCTTTGCGATCCTCGCGTTTTTCTCGGTGTACCGCGAACTGTTCGAAGTGATTCTGTTCTACGAAACCCTGTGGTTGCAGGCCGGTCCTGCCGGGCATAACGCGGTATTGGCGGGCGGCGCCACGGCGCTGGTGCTGTTGATTGGTTTGGCCTGGGTGATCCTGCGCGGTTCGGCCAAGCTGCCGCTGGCGCTGTTCTTCGGCATCAATGCCGGGTTGCTCTGTGCCTTGTCGGTGGTGTTTGCCGGGCATGGCGTGAAGGCGTTGCAGGAAGCCGGGATCTTCGGCACCCGGCCGGTACCGTTCTTTGACTTCGACTGGCTGGGGATTCATGCGGATGCGTATTCGTTGAGTGCGCAGGCGGTGGCGATCATTGCGATTGTTGTGCTGTACAGCCGCAGCCGGATGGCGGAGAAGCAACGGGTGCGGGTTTCTTAAAAAGCATTCGCTTCGCTCATATTCGCGGGCAAGCCTCGCTCCTACAGGATTCATGCGCCGGTCGCGTATAACCTGTGTAGGAGCGAGGCTTGCCCGCGAAGCTTTTTAAAAGAGGTAAACACAATGCGTGTCTGGATCGATGCCGACGCCTGCCCACGGGCGGCCAAGGATCTGGTGGTGAAGTTCGCCCTCAAGCGCCAGTTCGAAGTGGTGCTGGTGGCCGGTCAGCCGCAGATCAAGCCAGGCCTGGCCTTGGTGAAGCTGATCGTGGTGCCCAGCGGCCCGGACGCGGCTGACGATTACCTGGTGGAACACGCCGTGCCCGGTGAGCTGGTGATTTGCAGCGATGTGCCGCTGGCGGATCGCCTGGTGAAGAAAGGCGTCTCGGCCCTCGACCCGCGCGGCAAAGAGTTCGATGCGCAGAACATGGGCGACCGGCTGGCGGTACGGAATCTGTTCACCGACCTGCGCGAGCAAGGCCAGATGAGCGGCGGCCCCGCGCCGTTTGGTGAGCGAGAGAAACAGGCGTTTGCGAATGCGCTGGACCGGATTCTCACCCGGCTAACCCGAAAATCCTGAGCCACACCCAAAACCCCTGTGGGAGCGGGCTTGCTCGCGAAAGCGGACTGACATTCAACATTAATGTTGGCTGACACACCGCTTTCGCGAGCAAGCCCGCTCCCACATTTTGGTCCGTGTTACACGTCGTTTTCGTGGGTCAGTTCGAGGACGCGGTCGACCAGTTTGTTGATCCCGGAAGCCGCTTCGCTAATCGTCTGGGCCAGCATATACGCCGGTGTACTCACCAATTTGCGCGCCTTGTCTTCAACAATGTCGCCCACGGCGCATTCAGTGTGGGTGGCGCCCATCTTGTTCATGGCCGCCGCGGTGTCGGCGTCGTTGCCGATGGTGCAGGTCACGCCCGGGCCGTAGATCTTGGCCGCCAGCGCTGGCGAGATGCAGATCAACCCCACCGGCTTACCCGCTTCGGCAAACGCCTCGGCCAACGCCAGGACTTCCGGTTGCACCGTGCAGCCGGCGCCTTCGACCGCGAAGTTGGAGAGGTTCTTGGCCGCGCCAAAACCGCCGGGCACGATCAACGCATCGAAGTCTTCGACGCTGGCCTCGCGCAGGTCCTTGATATTGCCCCGGGCGATGCGCGCCGATTCCACCAGGACATTGCGCGACTCGGGCATTTCTTCGCCGGTCAGGTGGTTGATCACATGCAGTTGCGCGATGTTCGGTGCAAAGCACTGCACCTGGGCACCGCGCTGGTCCAGGCGCAGCAGGGTGATCACGCTTTCGTGGATCTCGGCGCCGTCGTACACGCCACAGCCGGAAAGGATCACTGCAATTTTTTTGCTCATGGGCTTTTCTCCAGATTCATGGCGTTAAATGTCCACTAATTTGTCACTCGTTGCCATAGGGTTAATTCGCGGCTACACCTAGGATCTGTCATCACGATTCCGATCAGGGCGCGTCATGGACTTCATTCTGTATGCGGTGCCGTTTTTCTTTGTGCTGATTGCCGTCGAACTGCTGGCCGACCGTTGGCGCGGGGTCAGCAATTATCGTCTGGCCGACGCGATCAACAGCATCAGCACCGGCGTGCTGTCCACCACCACCGGCCTGTTGACCAAGGGCGTGGGGCTGCTGACGTATGCGTTTGCCCTCGACCATGTGGCGTTGTTCAAACTCTCGGGCGACAGCGTCTGGGTCTGGGTTTTCGCCTTTGTCCTCTACGACTTTTGCTACTACTGGCTGCACCGCATGGGCCATGAACGCAACATCCTCTGGGCCGCGCATTCGGTGCATCACCAGAGCGAGGACTACAACCTCTCCACGGCCTTGCGCCAGACCAGCACCGGGTTTCTGCTGAGCTGGATTTTCTACCTGCCCATGGCCGTGCTCGGCGTGCCGTTGCTGGTGTTCGTCAGCGTCGCGGCGCTGAACTTGCTGTATCAATTCTGGGTGCACACCAAACACATTCCCAAGCTCGGCTGGTTCGAGTGGTTCTTCGTCACGCCGTCCAATCATCGGGCCCACCATGCACAGAACGCTCTCTACATGGATCGCAACTACGGCGGGGTGTTCATTATTTGGGACCGTCTATTTGGCTCGTTCCAGGAAGAGGACGACAACGAACCGGTGATTTTCGGCGTGACCACGCCACTGGCGAGCTGGAATCCGTTGTGGGCCAACGTGCAGTTCTATGCGCAATTGTGGGATGACGCGAAGCGGGCGCAGAGCAAGTGGGACAAGCTGCGGATCTGGTTCATGCGCACCGGTTGGCGGCCAGCGGACGTGGCGGCCAAGTACCCGATGAACAAGCCCGACCTGAGCCAGTTCCGCAAATTCGAAGTACCGCTGGATGGGCGCCAGCAGATTTATGTGGCGCTGCAGTTCTGCGTCTACATCGCCTTGGGCAGTTTTTTGATGAACCTCGAACGCAGCCTGCCGACCGGCGCGCTGGTGCTCGGCCGGGGGGCGGTGGCGCTGGGGTTGTTTACGTTGGGCGTGGCCCTGGAGAATCGTCCGTGGACGTTGAAGCTGGAGCTTGTGCGGCTGGCGTCGAACCTGCCGCTGATGTGGCTGGCGCCGCTGGTCGGGCTGTGGCCGGCCAGCGCAGTGGGCTGGGTCGGGCTGCTCAGTTACAGCCTGCTCAGCGGGATCGGTCTCTACTGCTGCAGAAATCGATTCACTCGACTGGCGTCTTAGGTTCGCTGATTCGCGCTTGTTCGGCTTTAAGGGCTTGCTCGTCGGCGTAGATCTTCTTCGCCAGGCGAGCATTCTTGAAGCGCCGGCGCAGCCACAGGCCCAGGCCCAGCAACAACAGTGCGCCGAGCACCCACAGCTCATACTTCTTGACGCTGCCGAGCATGCCTTCGAGCACCGCACCGAAGTGATAGGCCGCCGCCGCCAGGGCGCTGGCCCAGATCGCGGCACCAATCCCGTTCAGCAGCAGGTAGCGTCCCGGCGGATAACCCGACAGGCCGATCGCCACCGGCATCACCGTGCGCAGGCCATAGACAAAGCGGAAGCTCAGGACCCAGATGTCCGGGTGCTTGCGGATATGCTCCAGCGCCCGGTCGCCCATCAACTGCCAGCGCGGTTTGCGCGCGAGTAATTTGCGGCCGTGCTTGCGCCCCAGGAAGTACCACAGCTGATCGCCGGCATAACTGCCGAAGAACGCCACGACGACGACCAGGTTGATGTCCATGTATCCGCGAAACGCGAGGAAGCCCGCGAGCACCAGGATGGTTTCGCCTTCGAAGAACGTGCCGAGAAAAAGGGCAAAGTAGCCGAAGTCATGCAGAAATTGTTGGAGCATTGTCTGGGTGCTGGCGAAATGAACGCGCAGCCTAACCCTTCGTGCACATTCATGAAAGTGTCCAAATGTGTCTCGACGTGAACAATTCCTACAAGGACAATGGAATGCGGCTACGTGTCACGGGGGTAAGCACAACTGTCATCTGTTCGTCATAATGGCCGCTTATAACTGTCACGCTCGCCTGCCAGCGCGGGCTCAGGAGTCTGCCGTGAGCTTTACCCCCGCCAACCGTTTGTTCCCTGCAACCCGCCTGCGTCGCAACCGCCGTGATGATTTTTCGCGTCGACTGGTCCGTGAAAACGTTTTGACCGTCGATGACCTGATCCTGCCGGTGTTCGTGCTGGACGGTGAAAACCGTCGCGAAGCGGTGGCGTCGATGCCGGGCGTCGAACGCCTGACCATCGATCTGTTGCTCGAAGAAGCGGCCAAGTGGGTTGAACTAGGGATTCCGGCCGTGGCGCTGTTCCCGGTGACGCCGCCAGAGCTCAAATCGCTGGACGCCGCCGAAGCCTGGAATCCCGAGGGCATTGCCCAGCGCGCCACCCGCGCCCTGCGTGATCGCTTCCCGGAACTCGGTGTGATCACCGACGTCGCCCTGGACCCGTTCACCACTCATGGCCAGGACGGTATCCTCGACGAAGAAGGCTACGTGCAGAACGACATTACCGTCGACGCACTGGTTAAGCAGGCCCTGTCCCACGCCGCAGCCGGTGCTCAGGTAGTGGCCCCGTCGGACATGATGGACGGTCGCATCCAGGCGATCCGCGAAGCCCTTGAGCTGGCCGATCACGTGAATGTGCGGATCATGGCTTACTCGGCCAAATACGCCAGCGCCTATTACGGCCCGTTCCGCGATGCGGTGGGTTCGGCGCTGAACCTGGGCAAGGCCAACAAGGCCTCCTATCAGATGGACCCGGCCAACGGCAACGAAGCCCTGCACGAAGTGGCGGCGGACTTGTCAGAAGGCGCGGACATGGTCATGGTCAAGCCAGGCATGCCGTATCTGGACATCCTTTACCGGGTCAAAGAAGAATTCAAAGTGCCGACGTTTGTTTACCAAGTCAGCGGCGAATACGCCATGCACATGGCGGCGATCCAGAATGGCTGGTTGAGCGAAGGGGTTATCCTCGAATCCCTGACCGCTTTTAAACGTGCAGGCGCAGATGGCATCCTGACTTATTTTGCCGTGCGCGCTGCCCAATTGTTACGAGAGCAAAAATAGCCCTCCCAGGAACATTCGATGAATACCGAAGGACTCTCTGAAGTTGCAGTAAAGGAAGCTCAAGCCGTGGTCGAGCAAATCGCCGAAACACCGCCGGAGCTGGAGCCTACTCCACCCGCGGTGGTCATCGAGGCTGCGCCCGCAGTCCCGGCGATTGCCATTCCCGGCCTGGATGACAGCAGCCTGTACATCCATCGCGAGCTCTCGCAACTGCAGTTCAACATCCGCGTGCTGGAACAGGCGCTGGATGAGTCCTACCCGTTGCTGGAACGGCTGAAATTCCTGCTGATCTTCTCCAGCAACCTGGACGAGTTCTTCGAGATTCGCGTGGCCGGCCTGAAGAAGCAGATCACCTTCGCCCGTGAACAGGCTGGCGCCGATGGCCTGCAACCGCATCAGGCCTTGGCCCGCATCAGCGAGCTGGTGCACGGTTATGTGGACCGCCAGTACGCGATCCTCAACGACATTCTGTTGCCGGAACTGGAGAAACATCAGGTCCGCTTCATCCGTCGCCGTCACTGGACGACCAAGATCAAAACCTGGGTGCGCCGCTATTTCCGCGACGAGATCGCGCCGATCATCACCCCGATCGGCCTCGACCCGACGCACCCGTTCCCGTTGTTGGTGAACAAGAGCCTGAACTTCATCGTCGAGCTCGAAGGCATCGACGCCTTCGGTCGCGACTCCGGCCTGGCGATCATCCCGGCGCCGCGTCTGCTGCCGCGTGTGATCAAGGTTCCGGAAGAAGTCGGTGGCCCTGGCGACAACTATGTATTCCTGTCGTCGATGATCCACGCCCACGCCGATGACCTGTTCCAGGGCATGAAGGTGAAAGGCTGCTACCAGTTCCGCCTGACTCGAAACGCCGACCTGGCGGTCGATACCGAAGACGTGGAAGACCTGGCCCGCGCCCTGCGCGGCGAGTTGTTCTCGCGTCGCTACGGCGATGCGGTGCGTCTGGAAGTCGCCGACACCTGCCCGAAACACCTGTCCGACTACTTGCTCAAGCAGTTCAACCTGCACGAGACCGAGCTGTATCAGGTCAACGGCCCGGTCAACCTGACCCGTCTGTTCAGCATCACCGGCCTGGACAGTCAGCGTGCGTTGCAATACCTGCCGTTCACGCCGCAGATCCCGAAACTGCTGCAGAACAGCGAGAACATTTTCAGCGTGATCAGCAAGCAGGACATCCTGCTGCTGCACCCGTTCGAGTCGTTCACCCCGGTGGTCGATTTGCTGCGTCAGGCTGCCAAGGACCCGCATGTATTGGCGGTGCGCCAGACGTTGTACCGTTCCGGCGCCAACTCGGAAATCGTCGATGCGCTGGTGGATGCCGCGCGTAACGGCAAGGAAGTCACGGCGGTGATCGAGTTGCGGGCACGGTTCGACGAAGAGTCCAACCTGCAACTGGCCAGCCGTCTGCAAGCGGCCGGTGCGGTGGTGATCTACGGCGTGGTCGGCTTCAAGACCCACGCCAAGATGATGCTGATCCTGCGTCGTGAGGCTGGCGAGATCGTCCGCTACGCGCACTTGGGCACCGGCAACTACCACGCGGCCAACGCCCGTCTGTACACCGACTACAGCTTGCTGACCTCGGATGACGCGTTGTGCGAAGACGTCGGCAAACTGTTCAGCCAGTTGATCGGCATGGGCAAGACCCTGCGCATGAAGAAGCTGCTGCACGCGCCGTTCACGCTGAAGAAGGGCATGCTCGACATGATTGCCCGGGAGACGCAGTTCGCCCTCGAGGGCAAACCGGCGCACATCATCGCCAAGTTCAACTCGCTGACCGATCCGAAGATCATCCGCGCGCTGTACAAGGCCAGTCAGTCCGGGGTGCGTATCGATCTGGTGGTGCGCGGCATGTGCTGCCTGCGTCCGGGCATTCCGGGGGTGTCCCACAACATCCACGTGCGCTCGATCATCGGCCGCTTCCTGGAACACACCCGGGTCTTCTACTTCCTCAACGGTGGCGAAGAGCAGATGTTCCTTTCCAGTGCGGACTGGATGGAACGCAACCTCGACAAGCGCGTCGAGACTTGCTTCCCGGTAGAAGGCAAGAAGCTGATCATGCGGGTCAAGAAAGAGCTGGAGCTTTATCTGACCGACAACACCCACAGCTGGAGCCTGCAGTCGGACGGTCGCTACATCCGCAACACCCCGACCGGCAACCAGAACCCGCGCAGTGCCCAGGCAACCTTGCTGGAGCGGTTGGGTAGCCCGATCCTGGCCGTGCGTTAACACGCAACCCCATGTGGGAGCGGGCTTGCTCGCGAATGCAGTGTGTCAGTCGACATTAATATTGACTGACACTCCGCTTTCGCGAGCAAGCCCGCTCCCACAAGGGGAATTGCATTGCCCGCTGAATCGCGGGCATAAAAAAGGCCTTCCGAAGAAGGCCTTTTTTCGTTTTCAGCGGACGTTAAGCGTGAACCCAACCCGCGTCAGCCATTCCGCTTCCAGCGCGAAGTCGGCCTGGGTCAGTTGGTTCTCGTCCAGCCAGTTGGCCGGGAACAGCACGTCCAGGCTGTCGCCGTTGGCACGCAAGGTGACCTGGGGCATTTCCTGGGTGCCGCGGATGTGGTGGAACAGGATCGCAAAGCGCAGCAGCACGCACAGGCGAATCAGCTTGCTGCCATCACTGCCGAAATCGGCAAACTTGTCCCGGGGAATATTGCGGCGGTGACCACGCACCAGCAGCGCGAGCATTTGCTGGTCCTCGCGGGAGAAACCGGCCAGGTCCGAGTGCTCGATCAGGTAGGCGCCGTGCTTGTGGTAGTGATAGTGGGCGATGTCGAGGCCCACTTCATGCACCTTGGCGGCCCAGCCCAGCAGCTCGCGCCAGACGCCGTCGTCGAGGTCCCAGTCCTCAGCCACTTGATCGAAGGCATGCAGCGCTTTGCGTTCAACCCGCGCTGCTTGTTCCAGATCGACGTGGTAACGCTCCATCAGCGAGCTGAGGGTGCGCTCACGCACGTCTTCGTGATGATGACGGCCCAGCAGGTCGTAGAGCACGCCTTCGCGCAGGGCGCCTTCACAGTGATCCATACGTTGCAGTTCGAGTGCATCGAAGATCGCTTCGAGAATCGCCAGGCCCGCCGGGAAGATCGCGCGACGGTCAGGCTTGATGCCTTCGAAGTCGATTTTCTCGACATCACCGAGCTTGATCAGCTTGCGCTTGAGCCAGGCCAGGCCAGTCGCATTCACTTCGCCGGTGCCGTGTCCGCCGGCCTTCAGCGCCAGGCCGATGGCGCGGATGGTGCCGGAGGAGCCGATGGCTTCATCCCAGGTCAGGCGATGCAGGGCATGCTCGATGCTCATGATCTCCAGCCGCGCTGCCGTGTACGCCTGGGCGTAACGGGCCGGGGTGACCTTGCCGTCCTTGAAATAGCGTTGGGTGTAGCTGACGCAGCCCATTTGCAGGCTTTCGCGCAGCAGCGGCTCGAAG containing:
- the ppx gene encoding exopolyphosphatase, which translates into the protein MPQSQAKNLSLIAAIDLGSNSFHMVVAKAQNGEIRILERLGEKVQLAAGIDDERQLNEESMQRGLDCLKRFAQLINGMPPGAVRIVGTNALREARNRAEFIRRAEEILGHPVEVISGREEARLIYLGVSHTLADTPGKRLVADIGGGSTEFIIGQRFEPLLRESLQMGCVSYTQRYFKDGKVTPARYAQAYTAARLEIMSIEHALHRLTWDEAIGSSGTIRAIGLALKAGGHGTGEVNATGLAWLKRKLIKLGDVEKIDFEGIKPDRRAIFPAGLAILEAIFDALELQRMDHCEGALREGVLYDLLGRHHHEDVRERTLSSLMERYHVDLEQAARVERKALHAFDQVAEDWDLDDGVWRELLGWAAKVHEVGLDIAHYHYHKHGAYLIEHSDLAGFSREDQQMLALLVRGHRRNIPRDKFADFGSDGSKLIRLCVLLRFAILFHHIRGTQEMPQVTLRANGDSLDVLFPANWLDENQLTQADFALEAEWLTRVGFTLNVR